CCGCCCATGGCGTCGTGCCTCGTCCTCCTCGCTCTCTCCGTCCCGCCCGTTGGCCTCCTTCTCGCCCTCGCCGTCCTCGTCCGCCCCCGGCCCGTCCGGATCCCCCTCAAGGGCCGCCACGTGCTCATCACGGGCGGCTCCAGCGGCATcggcctcgccctcgcccgctccgccgccgccgagggcgCCCGCGTCTCCATCCTCGCCCGCAACGCCGCGCGCCTCGAGGAGGCCCGCGACGCGATCCGCCGCGCCACGGGGTGCGACGTCTCGGCCTTCTCCGCCGACGTCCGGGACGCCGACGCCGTGGCCCGGGCCGTGGAGGCGGCGGGCACCGTCGACGTGCTGGTGTGCAACCACGGCGTGTTCGTGCCGCAGGAGCTGGAGAAGCAGGAGCTCGAGGAGGTGCGGTTCATGGTGGACGTCAACCTCATGGGCACCTTCAACCTCATCAAGGCCGCGCTCCCCGCGATGAAGCAGAGGGCGCGCGACACCGGCCTCCCCGCCTCCATCGCCATCATGTCCTCCCAGGCCGGCCAGGTACCTCCTCACCTTCTTAGATCTGTGCAATGCGCACGATTATCAACTTTATTAAGATTTTCTTGATGTCTTGCATTTTAGTACATATCgcaatttagtaccatatgcATCAGTTCTTATCTAATCGGGGCACTTGCCATTTGTTTGTCAAAAATTGTTCTTGAGTCAAGTAGCATAGCATTAAGCAACTTATGTTAAGGAATGGAAACTGCGGTGGATCTGCAGTAATTTGCCA
This genomic window from Ananas comosus cultivar F153 linkage group 3, ASM154086v1, whole genome shotgun sequence contains:
- the LOC109707218 gene encoding 3-dehydrosphinganine reductase TSC10A — protein: MASCLVLLALSVPPVGLLLALAVLVRPRPVRIPLKGRHVLITGGSSGIGLALARSAAAEGARVSILARNAARLEEARDAIRRATGCDVSAFSADVRDADAVARAVEAAGTVDVLVCNHGVFVPQELEKQELEEVRFMVDVNLMGTFNLIKAALPAMKQRARDTGLPASIAIMSSQAGQVGVYGYTAYSASKFALRGLGEALQHEVIADNIHVSLIFPPDTETPGFAEEHKRRPELTNMIAGSSGEMKADDVARKALDGIKVGKFIVPCNFEGTMLSIATAGLSPQRSFLGALFEVLGASFMRFLGLCFQWNWFTTIEKWHAKKKRA